In Anaerobaca lacustris, a single genomic region encodes these proteins:
- a CDS encoding glycoside hydrolase family 2 TIM barrel-domain containing protein, producing the protein MKQPRRAAWVFAATLFFLAGMASADVVDFDFDWRFSRGDFATAMMPAFDDSAWQRVDVPHDWSAEGPFLAEYGSGNGYAPGGIGWYRKHFTFDAADRGKRVVIEFDGVYHNSEVWINGHFVGRRPCGYSSFYYDLTRHVRFGQRENVVAVRVDHMKFADSRWYTGSGIYRHVRLHVTDKLHVGLWGVYVTTPEVKNDSATIRIETVVRNDHGEARTFSLESSVLAPDAKVVAALTLSGTLDANAEQTLVPQIRMADPRLWSTESPHLYTLRSVLKAGDEIVQEVATPFGIRTIAFDPDKGFFLNGRAMKLKGVCLHHDAGCLGAAVPDKVLERRLRLMKDLGANAIRTSHNPPAPELLDLCDRLGLLVKNEMFDEFTPPKNKWVEGWNAGQPSKFGYGEVFEQWSVRDMEDLVRRDRNHPCIIMWSIGNEIDYPNDPFSHPVLGNNYRPEHPPAENLVKHAKPLIEAVKRWDDTRPVTAALASITMSNAVGLAQLLDVVGYNYQEQHYEADHKAYPNRFIFGSENGDSYGAWAAVHDNDYVAGQFLWTGIDYLGEARRWPNRANGAGLLDMCGFRKPIGWFRQSLWSDEPMVYLCASDRGARRGRGMGGAEHWNWPDDARVTVSGYTNCDEVSLTLNGETLGTKQLSEAREGVLTWEVPFKAGVLRAVGRNAGRDVCEFVLRTAGSAARIVLSPDVTHLSADGKDVCHVEFEVVDEQGVCVPDAGHEITFNVNGPARIIGIENGDLNSLDDPKDNVHGAYRGRGLVILQAAREAGRVRLTARAEGLAGDDMEIEAGE; encoded by the coding sequence ATGAAACAACCACGAAGAGCCGCCTGGGTTTTCGCCGCAACCCTGTTCTTCCTGGCAGGCATGGCCTCCGCTGACGTGGTGGATTTCGACTTCGACTGGCGCTTCAGCCGGGGAGACTTCGCGACGGCGATGATGCCGGCGTTCGATGACTCCGCCTGGCAAAGGGTCGATGTGCCTCACGACTGGAGCGCCGAAGGGCCGTTCCTCGCCGAGTACGGCAGCGGCAACGGCTACGCGCCGGGCGGGATCGGGTGGTATCGCAAGCATTTCACGTTCGATGCCGCAGACCGCGGCAAGCGCGTGGTCATCGAATTCGACGGCGTCTACCACAACTCCGAGGTCTGGATCAACGGGCACTTCGTTGGCCGGCGGCCCTGCGGCTATTCCAGCTTCTATTATGACCTGACGCGCCACGTTCGATTCGGCCAGCGGGAGAACGTCGTCGCCGTTCGCGTCGACCACATGAAGTTCGCCGACTCGCGATGGTATACCGGCTCGGGCATCTATCGCCACGTGCGCCTTCATGTCACCGACAAGCTCCACGTCGGTCTGTGGGGTGTGTACGTCACGACGCCCGAGGTGAAGAACGACTCGGCCACAATTCGCATTGAGACGGTAGTGCGGAACGATCACGGCGAGGCCAGGACCTTCTCGCTCGAATCGAGCGTCCTTGCGCCGGATGCCAAGGTCGTTGCCGCCCTGACGTTGTCCGGCACCCTGGATGCGAACGCAGAGCAGACTCTCGTTCCACAGATCAGGATGGCGGACCCGCGGTTGTGGTCGACCGAATCGCCCCATCTGTACACGCTTCGCAGTGTGTTGAAAGCGGGCGACGAGATTGTCCAGGAGGTGGCCACGCCGTTCGGCATCCGCACGATCGCGTTCGATCCCGACAAGGGGTTCTTCCTGAACGGCAGGGCGATGAAGCTCAAGGGCGTCTGTCTCCACCACGATGCGGGCTGTCTCGGCGCGGCCGTGCCGGACAAGGTGCTTGAACGCCGATTGCGGTTGATGAAAGACCTCGGCGCCAACGCGATTCGCACCAGCCACAACCCGCCGGCGCCGGAACTGCTCGATTTGTGCGATCGGCTTGGCCTGCTCGTCAAAAACGAGATGTTCGACGAATTCACGCCGCCCAAGAACAAGTGGGTCGAAGGCTGGAATGCGGGCCAGCCCAGCAAGTTCGGCTATGGCGAAGTCTTCGAACAGTGGTCGGTGCGGGACATGGAGGACCTCGTCCGAAGAGACCGCAATCATCCCTGCATCATCATGTGGAGCATCGGCAATGAGATCGACTATCCGAACGATCCCTTCTCCCATCCGGTGTTGGGCAATAACTACCGGCCCGAGCACCCGCCCGCCGAGAACCTGGTCAAGCACGCCAAGCCACTCATCGAGGCGGTCAAGAGGTGGGACGACACGCGTCCCGTGACGGCGGCCCTGGCGAGCATCACCATGTCCAACGCGGTCGGCCTGGCCCAACTGCTCGACGTGGTGGGCTACAACTACCAGGAGCAGCATTACGAGGCCGACCACAAGGCCTATCCGAACCGGTTCATCTTCGGCAGCGAGAATGGCGACAGCTATGGCGCCTGGGCGGCCGTGCACGACAACGACTATGTGGCCGGGCAGTTCCTTTGGACGGGGATCGACTATCTGGGGGAGGCCCGCCGCTGGCCCAATCGCGCCAATGGGGCGGGCCTGCTCGACATGTGCGGATTCAGGAAGCCCATCGGCTGGTTCCGTCAGAGCCTCTGGAGCGATGAGCCGATGGTCTACCTCTGTGCATCGGACCGCGGCGCCCGACGAGGACGCGGCATGGGCGGAGCCGAGCACTGGAACTGGCCCGATGATGCCCGTGTCACCGTCAGTGGCTACACGAATTGCGATGAGGTTTCGCTGACCCTCAATGGCGAAACGTTGGGAACAAAGCAGCTTTCCGAAGCCCGCGAAGGCGTGTTGACCTGGGAGGTTCCGTTCAAGGCGGGTGTTCTCAGAGCGGTGGGGCGAAACGCCGGACGAGACGTATGCGAATTCGTACTGAGGACGGCCGGGTCGGCGGCGCGCATCGTTCTGTCACCCGATGTGACGCATCTTTCGGCCGACGGGAAAGACGTCTGTCACGTCGAATTCGAGGTGGTCGATGAGCAGGGCGTATGCGTGCCCGACGCCGGACACGAGATCACCTTCAATGTGAATGGCCCCGCTCGGATCATCGGCATCGAGAACGGCGATCTGAATAGCCTCGACGACCCCAAGGACAACGTCCACGGAGCCTACCGAGGCAGGGGATTGGTCATCCTTCAGGCCGCTCGCGAGGCGGGCAGGGTGCGACTGACCGCTCGGGCCGAAGGCCTTGCCGGCGATGACATGGAAATCGAGGCCGGGGAATAG
- a CDS encoding bile acid:sodium symporter family protein, with protein sequence MGRSVLRHFRIVFAVALLAAIVTFLTGHRAFSGPALIVTFASLALYCMSHPVLKSFAFTIWVFAFVTASMAYPVAFMSWFGFDLGILIVPLIQIIMFGMGTTLSVADFGRVARMPWPVFVGFVLQFSIMPITALVIAKAFGFEPEVAAGVVLIGSCPGGVASNLMTYLAGGNVALSVTMTACSTLISPIMTPFLMAKLAGQFIEIEFMKMMFEIINMIIVPIVAGLIANRILYGRQKALAKGSILAAVGIGCVLLGICIAAFAPTSVLSYGTAVLKKDGFIVGALLIGVVALAKLVIGVWLRGPGNWMDKALPVVSMAGIVLIIAIITARSAEKLMSVGLYLIGAAVLLNFIGYVLGYWLARAARLDESACRTVAFEVGMQNGGMASGLAMNVLRSAPAALAPAIFGPWMNVSGSILATWWHRKPATTRRTS encoded by the coding sequence ATGGGACGTTCCGTGTTGAGACACTTCCGGATCGTGTTTGCCGTTGCCTTGCTGGCGGCAATCGTGACGTTTCTGACGGGGCATCGGGCCTTTTCCGGGCCCGCGCTGATCGTGACGTTCGCCTCGCTGGCCCTGTACTGCATGAGCCATCCCGTCTTGAAGAGCTTTGCCTTCACCATATGGGTCTTTGCGTTTGTGACCGCGTCGATGGCGTATCCCGTGGCCTTCATGAGCTGGTTCGGGTTCGATTTGGGCATCCTGATCGTCCCGCTCATTCAGATCATCATGTTCGGCATGGGAACGACCCTGAGCGTGGCCGATTTCGGCCGGGTGGCCAGGATGCCCTGGCCGGTTTTTGTAGGCTTCGTTCTACAATTCTCGATCATGCCGATCACGGCCCTGGTCATCGCCAAGGCGTTCGGTTTCGAGCCGGAGGTGGCCGCCGGCGTGGTCCTGATCGGTTCCTGCCCCGGCGGCGTCGCCTCGAATCTGATGACCTATCTGGCCGGCGGCAACGTTGCCTTGTCAGTCACCATGACAGCCTGTTCGACGCTGATCTCGCCGATCATGACGCCGTTCCTGATGGCCAAATTGGCGGGCCAATTTATCGAGATCGAGTTCATGAAGATGATGTTCGAGATCATTAACATGATTATCGTCCCGATCGTCGCGGGCCTGATCGCCAACCGCATCCTGTACGGGCGTCAGAAGGCTCTCGCGAAGGGGAGCATCCTCGCTGCCGTGGGGATTGGCTGCGTTCTGCTGGGCATCTGCATCGCAGCCTTCGCGCCGACCAGCGTTCTGTCCTACGGTACGGCGGTCCTCAAGAAGGACGGCTTCATCGTCGGGGCCTTGCTGATTGGCGTCGTCGCGCTGGCCAAACTGGTCATCGGCGTCTGGCTGCGAGGGCCGGGCAACTGGATGGACAAGGCGCTGCCGGTCGTCTCGATGGCGGGGATCGTCCTGATCATCGCCATCATCACGGCCCGCTCGGCCGAGAAGCTGATGAGCGTGGGGCTCTACCTCATCGGTGCAGCCGTCCTGCTGAACTTCATCGGTTATGTACTGGGTTACTGGCTTGCGCGGGCCGCGCGTCTCGACGAGAGCGCCTGTCGCACCGTGGCGTTCGAGGTCGGCATGCAAAACGGCGGCATGGCCTCGGGTCTGGCGATGAACGTGCTCCGCAGCGCTCCGGCCGCCCTGGCCCCGGCGATCTTCGGGCCGTGGATGAACGTCTCCGGCTCCATTCTGGCAACATGGTGGCACCGAAAGCCTGCCACCACAAGACGGACGTCGTAA
- a CDS encoding mandelate racemase/muconate lactonizing enzyme family protein — translation MGFAGLSLAGMVGAPIEEQIACATQNVRRSSSPSELRITDLRVAVVARAPMRCPLIRIDTNQGISGYGEVRDGASERYALMLKARLLRENPCDVERLFKKIRQFGHHGRQGGGVSGVEMALWDLAGKAYGVPVYQMLGGRYRDRVRLYADTPDGQVTGLKKRIEQGFTFLKYDCGIQTIRNVPGALAYPTRQTNWRGKHPFTAIQLSDKGAALMGERFAEVREVVGWTIPVASDHFGHIGVNSCIKLGKALQPYTLAWLEDMVPWEYTEMLKEIKNAIDVPLLTGEDIYTLDGGFKELIDERAVDMVHPDLATAGGILETKKIGDYAEQSGIAMPLHFAGTPVCFMANLHCAAATENFIALEHHSVDVDWWEDLVTGVDKPFHTDGFARVPDGPGLGIELNLDVIKEHLERGQELFAPTEEWNQDRSNDRLWS, via the coding sequence GTGGGCTTTGCCGGTTTGAGTCTGGCGGGCATGGTCGGCGCCCCGATCGAGGAGCAGATCGCCTGCGCCACACAGAATGTCCGACGCAGTTCCAGTCCGTCGGAGCTTCGCATCACCGACCTTCGGGTCGCGGTGGTGGCGCGGGCGCCGATGCGCTGCCCACTGATCCGCATCGACACGAACCAAGGCATCTCGGGCTACGGCGAGGTGCGCGACGGGGCCAGCGAGCGCTACGCGCTGATGCTCAAAGCACGTTTGCTGCGGGAGAACCCCTGTGACGTCGAGAGGTTGTTCAAGAAGATCCGGCAGTTCGGCCACCACGGTCGGCAGGGCGGCGGGGTTTCCGGGGTGGAGATGGCCCTGTGGGACCTGGCGGGCAAGGCGTACGGCGTGCCCGTCTATCAGATGCTGGGCGGTCGGTATCGCGACCGTGTGCGTCTGTATGCCGACACGCCCGACGGCCAGGTGACCGGTCTGAAGAAACGCATCGAGCAGGGATTCACGTTCCTCAAATACGATTGCGGGATCCAGACCATTCGCAACGTCCCCGGTGCGCTGGCCTATCCGACGCGCCAGACCAACTGGCGGGGCAAGCACCCCTTCACCGCCATCCAACTGTCCGACAAAGGGGCGGCCCTGATGGGCGAACGCTTTGCCGAGGTACGCGAAGTGGTTGGCTGGACGATCCCCGTCGCGTCGGACCACTTCGGGCATATCGGCGTCAACAGTTGCATCAAGCTGGGCAAGGCCCTGCAGCCCTACACGCTCGCCTGGCTCGAAGACATGGTCCCGTGGGAATACACCGAGATGCTCAAGGAGATCAAGAACGCCATCGATGTGCCCTTGCTGACGGGCGAGGACATTTACACGCTCGACGGCGGCTTCAAGGAACTCATCGACGAGCGGGCCGTCGATATGGTGCACCCCGACCTTGCCACCGCCGGCGGCATTCTGGAGACCAAGAAGATCGGCGACTACGCCGAGCAGAGCGGCATTGCGATGCCTCTGCACTTTGCCGGGACGCCCGTGTGCTTCATGGCCAATCTGCACTGTGCCGCGGCGACGGAGAACTTCATCGCGCTGGAGCATCATTCCGTCGATGTCGATTGGTGGGAGGACTTGGTCACCGGCGTCGATAAGCCGTTCCACACCGATGGGTTCGCCCGGGTTCCGGATGGTCCCGGCCTCGGCATCGAGCTGAACCTCGACGTGATCAAGGAGCATCTGGAGCGCGGACAGGAGCTGTTCGCCCCCACCGAGGAATGGAACCAGGATCGTTCGAACGACCGACTGTGGAGTTGA
- a CDS encoding family 16 glycoside hydrolase, with translation MNCRSMRWLVVLFATVVAGAGAAQQRSQDSWVSLFDGKTLDGWSVHSGFARYHIEGDELVGTTVKGSPNTFLCTDREYGDFVLEFEVKLDPRLNSGVQVRSQIAPTEMAFVFADRDGSPQSRVIPAGRVYGYQVEIATEKAGSSGSIYDEARRAFMLASTRSDPVASKAFKDGRWNKYCIECQGDRIRTWINDVPCVDLRDSMTSRGVIGLQVHGIGNEEGPYEVRWRNIRIQAADGGIAPPAISCPLRVLQCTPKWTGPRMADGRPKVSDELLKRMRNVPVTMAWSIVTNAGYRNCYETAMGWQILRPDEAIVGRVLTAQYMPMQPDFNKAIMDHGHAEGRLGNSNSWPIDMLQKGDVYVADNFGKVVDGTLIGDNLANAIYANSGNGVIFDAGVRDLEGIEQVEGFNAWHKGADPSYLKEVMLSAINVPIRIGRAVACPGDVVLAKREGIVFVPAHLAEKVVVESEAITLRDMFGHQRLREGKYTPGQIDSRWTPEIREDFRGWLKKNINELPVPREVIEEMLDPKARNW, from the coding sequence ATGAATTGCAGATCGATGCGATGGCTGGTGGTTCTGTTCGCGACGGTGGTGGCCGGCGCGGGCGCCGCTCAGCAGCGAAGCCAGGACTCGTGGGTTTCTCTGTTCGATGGCAAGACGCTGGACGGCTGGTCGGTCCACAGCGGTTTCGCCAGGTACCACATCGAGGGCGATGAGCTTGTCGGCACGACGGTCAAGGGAAGTCCGAACACATTCCTCTGCACGGATCGCGAATACGGCGACTTCGTTCTGGAGTTCGAGGTCAAGCTGGACCCAAGGCTCAATTCGGGCGTTCAGGTCCGCAGCCAGATTGCTCCGACGGAGATGGCGTTCGTGTTCGCCGATCGCGACGGGTCGCCTCAGTCCCGTGTGATTCCGGCCGGGCGCGTCTACGGCTATCAGGTCGAGATCGCCACGGAGAAGGCGGGCTCCTCGGGCAGCATCTACGACGAGGCCCGCCGGGCGTTCATGCTGGCCAGCACGAGGTCCGATCCCGTCGCGAGCAAGGCGTTCAAGGACGGCCGGTGGAACAAGTATTGCATCGAGTGCCAGGGCGACCGGATTCGGACGTGGATCAACGATGTCCCCTGTGTCGATCTGCGGGACAGCATGACCTCTCGCGGCGTGATCGGGCTTCAGGTGCACGGCATCGGGAACGAGGAAGGCCCCTACGAGGTCCGCTGGCGGAACATCCGCATCCAGGCGGCCGATGGGGGGATCGCGCCGCCGGCAATCTCCTGTCCCCTTCGCGTGCTGCAATGCACGCCGAAATGGACCGGGCCGCGCATGGCCGACGGCCGGCCGAAGGTTTCGGACGAACTGCTCAAACGCATGCGGAACGTGCCGGTCACGATGGCCTGGAGCATCGTCACGAATGCCGGGTATCGCAACTGCTACGAGACGGCGATGGGCTGGCAGATCCTGCGGCCCGATGAGGCGATCGTCGGCCGCGTGCTGACCGCCCAGTACATGCCGATGCAGCCGGACTTCAACAAGGCGATCATGGACCACGGACACGCCGAGGGCCGCCTGGGCAACTCCAACTCGTGGCCCATCGACATGCTCCAGAAAGGCGACGTGTATGTCGCCGACAACTTCGGCAAGGTCGTCGACGGTACCCTGATCGGCGACAACCTCGCCAACGCGATCTATGCCAACAGCGGCAACGGCGTGATCTTCGACGCCGGCGTTCGCGATTTGGAGGGTATCGAACAGGTCGAGGGGTTCAACGCCTGGCACAAGGGCGCCGACCCCAGCTATCTCAAGGAGGTGATGCTCAGCGCGATCAACGTCCCCATCCGGATCGGCCGGGCCGTGGCATGTCCCGGCGACGTCGTGCTGGCCAAGCGCGAGGGGATCGTCTTCGTCCCCGCCCATCTGGCCGAGAAGGTCGTCGTCGAGTCGGAGGCCATCACGCTGCGCGATATGTTTGGACACCAGCGCCTGCGGGAGGGCAAATACACGCCCGGACAGATCGACAGCCGGTGGACGCCGGAGATTCGAGAGGACTTCCGGGGCTGGCTGAAGAAGAACATCAACGAATTGCCGGTGCCCAGAGAGGTGATTGAGGAGATGCTCGATCCCAAGGCGCGAAACTGGTAG
- a CDS encoding uroporphyrinogen decarboxylase family protein, with protein sequence MTPRQRVLAAIEHRQPDRIPVDLGSTPSSGISAIAYNKLKKHLGLAGGHTRIYDVVQQLAQPEEAVLDLFGIDVLDVGRAFNTSDDDWYDVTLADGSIAQYPKWFRPIAREDGSFEVERDGQIIARMPAGGTFFDQTCFPYVNGYPSDFRRLPEAMDKVLWSALAHSPWDHAHEPDFWRQLRERTIQLRQSSDRALMIVCGCNLFEWGTFLRRMDNFLMDLVAEPDGARALLEALIEVHLGTLERVCEAVGDVVDIIRFGDDLGMIGGPFMSPQTYRALFKPHHVRLNAYVHQHTPMKTFLHSCGSIYALLPDLIEAGYDVINPVQTNCKDMDPARLKREFGNDITFWGGGCDTAAVLGRADADEVRRHVRERLEIFAPGGGFVFNTIHNILPEVPPENVAALFEAVRQCNGM encoded by the coding sequence ATGACGCCTCGCCAGCGTGTCCTTGCCGCGATCGAGCATCGCCAGCCCGACAGGATCCCCGTCGATCTGGGTTCCACGCCCAGCTCGGGGATCTCCGCCATTGCCTACAACAAGCTCAAGAAGCACCTGGGGCTCGCCGGAGGGCACACGCGAATCTACGATGTCGTTCAGCAGTTGGCGCAGCCGGAGGAGGCCGTTCTCGATCTCTTCGGGATCGACGTGCTGGATGTCGGGCGCGCGTTCAACACTTCGGATGACGATTGGTACGACGTGACATTGGCGGACGGCAGCATCGCGCAATACCCAAAGTGGTTCAGACCGATCGCGCGAGAGGACGGATCTTTCGAGGTCGAGCGCGACGGGCAGATCATCGCGCGCATGCCGGCAGGGGGGACGTTTTTCGATCAGACGTGTTTCCCCTATGTAAATGGTTACCCGAGCGATTTCCGCCGACTGCCTGAGGCGATGGACAAGGTCCTGTGGTCGGCGCTGGCGCACAGCCCCTGGGACCATGCCCACGAGCCCGACTTCTGGCGGCAACTGCGCGAACGGACGATCCAGTTGAGGCAATCCTCCGACCGGGCGCTGATGATCGTGTGCGGCTGCAACCTGTTCGAATGGGGCACCTTCCTGCGGCGGATGGACAATTTCCTCATGGACCTGGTCGCCGAGCCGGATGGCGCCCGCGCCTTGCTGGAAGCGTTGATAGAGGTCCATCTTGGCACGCTCGAACGGGTGTGCGAAGCTGTGGGTGACGTGGTTGATATCATTCGGTTCGGCGACGATCTTGGTATGATCGGCGGGCCCTTCATGTCGCCTCAGACGTATCGGGCCCTGTTCAAGCCACACCATGTCCGGCTCAACGCCTACGTGCACCAGCATACGCCGATGAAGACGTTCCTGCACTCCTGCGGATCGATCTACGCCCTGTTGCCCGACCTGATCGAGGCTGGCTACGACGTCATCAATCCGGTTCAGACCAACTGCAAAGACATGGACCCTGCCCGGCTCAAGCGCGAGTTCGGAAACGACATTACGTTCTGGGGCGGGGGGTGCGATACAGCCGCCGTCCTGGGGCGCGCCGACGCCGACGAGGTGCGAAGACACGTGCGCGAACGCCTGGAAATCTTTGCCCCGGGTGGCGGTTTCGTGTTCAATACGATTCACAATATCCTGCCGGAAGTGCCGCCCGAGAATGTAGCGGCCCTCTTCGAGGCCGTCCGGCAGTGCAATGGTATGTAG
- a CDS encoding substrate-binding domain-containing protein, producing MMVVGCGMDRSSRIAEDRPLRLAFITCAVDAKFFEPVKKGMRDASEMMGVQADFLGTEGVDIPVQVEMVRQAARDGYDGIALNIIDPEAFDDVVQEAIDRGVPVVGFNVDDHASPNARLCSVNQRLYEAGRTLASTLLPEIPEEAHVLMTMHDEGVSALEDRLRGLQDVLRAKGVRWTVIVTGNDSAKGAERIAEALRQHGDVRFVLGTGQSDTEAAGLALEKHLPGRGYWSAGFDLSDTTLRLVKAGVIRCTVDQQPYIQGFYPVVQLALYCRYQIQPSDIDAGAAIIDRDNVDAVIRLTQEGYR from the coding sequence ATGATGGTTGTCGGTTGCGGCATGGATCGTTCGAGCCGCATCGCAGAGGACAGGCCGCTGCGGCTGGCGTTCATCACCTGTGCGGTCGATGCGAAGTTCTTCGAGCCGGTGAAGAAGGGCATGCGCGACGCCTCGGAAATGATGGGGGTGCAGGCCGATTTCCTCGGTACCGAGGGCGTCGATATCCCGGTCCAGGTGGAGATGGTGCGACAGGCCGCCAGAGATGGCTACGATGGAATCGCCCTCAACATCATCGACCCGGAGGCCTTCGACGACGTGGTCCAGGAGGCCATCGATCGAGGTGTTCCGGTCGTTGGATTCAACGTGGACGACCATGCCTCACCCAACGCAAGGCTCTGCAGCGTCAACCAGCGGCTCTACGAAGCAGGGCGGACCTTGGCTTCGACGTTGCTGCCGGAGATTCCGGAAGAGGCGCACGTCCTGATGACCATGCACGATGAAGGGGTCTCGGCGCTGGAGGATCGGCTGCGCGGTTTGCAGGACGTGCTCAGAGCCAAGGGCGTCCGGTGGACCGTGATCGTCACGGGCAACGATTCGGCCAAGGGTGCCGAACGCATCGCCGAGGCGCTGCGTCAGCACGGCGACGTTCGGTTCGTTCTGGGCACGGGCCAGTCGGATACCGAAGCGGCAGGTCTGGCTCTGGAGAAGCACTTGCCGGGCAGAGGATACTGGTCGGCCGGGTTCGACCTGTCCGACACGACCCTGCGCCTGGTGAAGGCGGGTGTGATTCGCTGTACGGTGGACCAGCAGCCGTACATCCAGGGCTTCTACCCCGTCGTGCAGCTCGCCCTCTACTGCCGCTATCAGATCCAGCCGTCGGATATCGACGCGGGAGCGGCGATCATCGACCGGGACAATGTCGATGCGGTGATCCGGCTCACGCAGGAGGGCTACCGATGA
- a CDS encoding sodium:solute symporter, with translation MQIGLPDTAIIVAYIVGILALGCWAGLRRRAHDKADEYFLAGKTLRWPVIGLALFATNISTVHLVSLAEEGYTNGLAYGNFEWMAPFTLIALALFFAPFYIRSGVATLPDFLEKRYGRASRDWLAVLSIVSAIFIHIGFSLYAGATVLQGLFGIPKMWSIVLIAAITGLYTMVGGLMAVVLTESVQTIILLAGAVVLTAISLIKVGGWSGLTEQVDPVMFTVLRPAGDASGLPWYSVFLGYPIIGIWYWCTDQTIVQRVLGARDENHARTGALFAGFIKILPVFIFVLPGLICLALVRKGAIPALPLDAEGQPNAALTYSHMIGTLLPVGLRGVVAAALMAALMSTVSGALNSTATLFSYDLYKRWAPGTSERKLVRIGRIVTFVAMVLAVLWSPLCGRFPTVFQGINAAISYLAPPITVVFIAGVFWKRASSKASFVTLVTGSAVGFVVFLLDFTKILPAFKEAHASFAFLNFMVISFLLACLCGVVMIVLSLAFPDESTEARMALVWKSPLEPLREKGWPGLGNYKFLSALLALTMIVLYIVFR, from the coding sequence ATGCAGATCGGCCTGCCTGATACCGCGATCATTGTGGCCTACATCGTGGGGATTCTTGCCCTGGGCTGCTGGGCGGGGCTGCGGCGACGGGCTCACGACAAGGCCGATGAGTACTTCCTCGCGGGCAAGACGCTTCGCTGGCCCGTGATCGGCCTGGCGTTGTTCGCTACGAACATCTCGACCGTGCACTTGGTCAGCCTGGCCGAGGAAGGGTATACGAACGGTCTGGCCTATGGCAATTTCGAGTGGATGGCGCCGTTTACGCTGATTGCGTTGGCGCTGTTCTTCGCGCCGTTCTATATTCGCTCGGGCGTTGCCACGCTGCCCGATTTCCTGGAGAAGCGCTACGGTCGGGCCAGCCGGGATTGGCTCGCCGTGCTGTCGATCGTCTCGGCGATCTTCATCCACATCGGGTTTTCGCTGTATGCTGGGGCAACCGTTCTGCAAGGCCTCTTTGGCATACCGAAGATGTGGAGCATCGTTCTCATCGCGGCGATCACCGGTTTGTATACGATGGTCGGTGGATTGATGGCGGTCGTGCTCACCGAGTCGGTTCAGACGATCATCCTGCTGGCCGGCGCGGTTGTCCTGACGGCGATCAGCCTGATCAAGGTCGGCGGCTGGAGCGGACTGACCGAGCAGGTGGACCCGGTGATGTTCACCGTGCTGCGTCCGGCCGGCGACGCATCAGGGCTGCCCTGGTATTCGGTGTTCCTGGGCTATCCGATCATCGGGATCTGGTATTGGTGCACCGACCAGACCATCGTGCAACGCGTCCTCGGCGCCAGAGATGAGAACCACGCCCGGACCGGCGCTTTGTTTGCAGGCTTCATCAAGATCCTGCCCGTGTTCATCTTCGTGCTGCCGGGCTTGATCTGTCTGGCCCTGGTTCGCAAGGGCGCGATCCCGGCCCTGCCGCTCGATGCAGAAGGCCAACCCAACGCCGCGTTGACGTACTCGCACATGATCGGCACGTTGCTGCCGGTCGGTCTGCGGGGAGTTGTCGCGGCGGCACTGATGGCGGCGCTGATGAGCACGGTCTCGGGCGCATTGAATTCGACGGCCACGTTGTTCTCCTACGATCTGTACAAGCGCTGGGCGCCCGGCACGTCGGAACGCAAACTCGTGCGGATCGGCCGGATCGTGACGTTTGTCGCAATGGTCCTGGCGGTGCTCTGGTCGCCCTTGTGCGGCCGCTTCCCCACGGTCTTTCAGGGCATCAATGCGGCGATCAGCTACCTGGCGCCACCGATCACCGTTGTGTTCATCGCCGGCGTGTTCTGGAAGAGGGCCTCGTCGAAGGCGTCGTTCGTCACGCTGGTGACAGGCTCAGCCGTCGGCTTCGTCGTGTTCCTTCTGGACTTCACCAAGATTCTGCCGGCGTTCAAAGAAGCTCACGCGAGCTTCGCATTTCTGAATTTCATGGTGATCAGCTTCCTCCTTGCCTGCCTTTGTGGCGTGGTGATGATCGTCCTTTCGCTCGCCTTCCCGGACGAATCGACGGAGGCGAGGATGGCCCTGGTCTGGAAGTCTCCGCTGGAGCCGTTGCGCGAGAAAGGCTGGCCCGGCCTGGGCAACTACAAATTCCTCAGCGCGCTGCTGGCGCTGACGATGATTGTTCTATACATCGTCTTCCGATAG